The Spirulina subsalsa PCC 9445 region CCTCTCCAGTCGTGCTAATTTTGATGTGAGAACCCGGGAGTGGTATCAAGAAACCCTACAACAGACAAACCAAGAGCAACCCCAAGCCGTTTGGAATCCCGTTTTTAACTTATTTGGCAATCCCCGGATTCTAGTGCTTCCGGTTAGTGAACTCCTGTATGACAATGGGGAGTTCATTGGCATGGTGAGCGCTCGTTTATATTTGTCTGATGTAGACGAGTTTTTAGCTCAATTGGACTTAGGACAAGGGGGAAAGGTTTTTATTCTGGAACAGGATGGCTCTTTAGTGGCTAGTTCTATCCCCGATACAGTAACCGTAGAAACCCCTACAGGACGACAACGAGTTAAAGCAGAGGATTCCAGTCATGCGTTAATGCAAGAAGTGGGTTTATCCCTCGGAGATCGCCTTTCTACTCTTGATTCTAGCCCATCCCCATCTGCACTGGATTTAACGATTGATCACGAGGAACATTTTATCCAGATTTTACCCTTTGCTGAGGAACCAGGATTAGATTGGTTTATTGTGGTGGCTGTGCCGAAATCGGAGGTTTTGGGACAAATTCAAGCAAACAGTCGTAATACTATTTTGCTCTGTGTTGCGGGGTTAATTTTAGCCATTGGGTTTGGTTGGTATATGGCGCGACGTATTGCCCAGCCTATTTTAGCACTGAGTCAAACCAGTTTGGCGATCGCAGAAGATACCCAATCCCTTAAAAATCCTGAAAATCAAGGATTGCAGCCTTTGCCATCCTCTCAAATTCAAGAACTCGATCGGGTGGCTCACTCTTTCAACCAAATGACAACTATTTTACAGGATGCCTTTCAGCGTTTAGAAAATACGAACAGTGAGCTAGAACAACGAGTCACGGAACGAACTTCAGAATTAACTCAAGCGTTAGCGAATTTAAAAACAGCCCAAATGCAGTTAATTCAATCTGAAAAAATGTCGAGTTTAGAACAATTAGTCGGGGGAATCGCCCATGAAATCAATAACCCAGTTAATTTCATCTATGGCAACATTCAACACACTGAAGAATATGCTAACTCTTTGCTTTCTATCATCCAAGAATACCAAAATACCTATCCTACCCCCCCCGCAGAACTATTAGAGCATTTAGAAGATGCAGATTTAGATTTTGTTCAGGAAGATTTACCCAAACTGTTGTATTCTATGCGGGTCGGTTCTGAGCGGATTAAAACTATTGTTGCGGCTTTGCGTATTTTTGCCCGCTTGGATGAAACTGGGTTTAAACCTACTCAGTTACAAGAAGGGTTAGATAGCACATTAGCAATTCTCAAAAATCAGCTAAGAGCTAATGCAAAACGCCCCGAAATTCAGATTATTAAAGATTACCAGCCGATTCCTCAGATTGAATGTGATCCGGGACAAATTAATCAGGTTTTTCTGCAAATCATTACCAATGCTATAGAGGCTTTCAATGAATTAGAAATAACAAATCCTACATTGTGGATTAACACCTTGGCAGCAGAGCAAGAGGTTATAATTCAAATTGCAGATAATGGAGGGGGAATTCCAGAAGAGATTAAAGGAAAAATCTTTGATCCCTTTTTCACGACAAAACCTGTCGGTCATGGGACAGGTCTAGGGTTAGCGATTAGCTATCAAATTGTAGTCGAACAGCATAGCGGCTCTATAATGGTAGATTCTACTTCGGCTCAAGGAACAAAATTTACGATCATTTTACCCAAAATAACCTAGGATCATCTTCCTCAATCTGACTTGACTATAGGGGACAAACTCGGTGAATTTTGACGTTTTTATTGGGGGGGGTAAAAGCTTGATAGAGTAAGTTTCAGCGAAATAAGAAACGGATAAATAATGATTGGCTAGTACGAAAGTTTGTTAGTTATTTCCCTTGTGTTGATAGGGAGGATCTCCCCCATTGTGTTGTTTTTAACAAAAATGTTGCGGAATTCCCCTTCCTCGCTTGCAGGGACCGGATGGACTTGACCACTAACTCCCAAAGCGAAAACCAAGCTAAAAAGGGCTGTGTTGCAAGAGAAAAATTGGGTCTTAGGAACTAGGACTTCTGCCTGGGGAGGGAAGATAAGACTCGCTATATTTCGGTATAGAAAGCACTTCCCATTGAATCAGGAAGCTCCATCCTCGCGCCTCGGCAGGGTGGGGTAGTTCACGCCACCTGTGCCATGACTTCCTGAAAGAGTTTTTCTCGGGATTCCTGACGAACCCAGCCATCCATCACGGCTTTTTGTAAGTCGGTGTAAGCTCTCAGTTCTTCAACTCCGTAGTTTGTGGTTTGCAGGAGTTGACGCAGTTTTTCTTCTGCGCTGGTGCTTAAAAACCCCGTCTGGAGTGCATGAGTGACAATGTAGTTGATGGAAGTCGTGGATCTGCATCCTTGAAAAGTACTGTGATGAGGTTGCAGGAGGACAGATAGATTATTCATGATGTTTGGGGTAAAAGGTTTGTGATTGGTCAAAAAGGTAGATCATGAGTTCTTTTTTCCGTAATAACATCAGGGGTTATCCTGTGTTTTCCACGAACTCAATCAGAATCCCCCTAATATAGCCTAATTGTTTTTACGGAGTAATAGAAAATTTACTTATTTTATTGTAAAGAAATGATGAAGAAAAAAGGGAGCAAAATGGCAAAAAAATAAGGCTTTAAACTATTAAAGCCTTAATGGATATAACTTCCAGTCTTTATAAAGATTTTGTTGAGGTCTTTTTTTTTTACCGTATTATTACGGTATTTAAGCACCTTCTACCCTGAAACTGCTTTTCTTTCAGTGTAGTTTTTTACCAATAGTTAAAACATCGGTATTTTGCCTTATGTTTCCTCATTTTTTGGCTTAACTAGGGCTTGCTAAATGACGGGGGAGGGTGACACAAAACACTGAACCTTGTCCGAGTTGACTCTCTACGGTGATGGTTCCGCCCATTAAGTCAACGAGGGATTTGGTAATGGTTAATCCTAAACCTGTGCCGGAATATTTGCGGGTGGTGGTTTGGTCTACTTGCCGGAATTCATCAAAGATGTAGGCCTGTTGGTCTGGGGCGATGCCGATGCCGGAATCTTGTACCAAAATCTGGATATGGTGGGGGGGGATTTCTTGGAGGGTGATGGTGATTTGTCCGGTTTCTGTGAATTTGAGGGCGTTGGAGAGGAGGTTAATCAGGATTTGACGCAGGCGATCGCGATCATTTAAAATTTTGCCGTCTTTGAGTTGGGATTCTAGGCACAGAGGCAATTGTTTTTCATCGGCTAAGGGGCGCAAACTATCCAATGTTGTGGCGGCTAATTGCTCTAAGTTGAGGATTTCGGGTTTTAAGATCAGGTGATGGGCTTCAATTTTTGATAAATCCAGAATGTCGTTAATTAAGGTGAGTAAGTTTTTCCCGTTGTTATGAATACTTTCAATCATCTGGATTTGTCGCCGGGTCAGGGTGCCGGAGCGTTGGCGTAACAAAACTTGAGAAAAGCCAATAATGGCATTCATGGGAGTGCGTAATTCATGGGACATCATGGCTAAAAATTGCGCTTTCATGCGGGCGGCCTCTTGCGCTTCTTTATATAAACGGGCGTTTTCTATGGCTAGGGCGGCACGGTAAGCTAAATCTTCGATGAACTCTAATTCTTCTTGGTTGTAGTGACGACTGGACTCGCCCCAGACACAGAGAATGGAGCCTAAAATCCGTTCTCGGGTACGCAGGGGAACGCAGATATAGGAGGAGAATTTTAACTGAGTTAAGAGGTCTTGTTGTTGGGGACTGACAGACAATTTACTGAGCAGAGGGGGGGAGACTTCAAAACAGGCGACAGATTGCCCGGTTTGAAAGACTTGGGTGGTTTGGGGGGTGCGATTGTCCCCTTGTAGTTGCCAGACGAGGGTTTCTTGTTCTGGGTGAACATGAGCAACGGCGATGAGATGGGGCGATTTATTGGGTTCAGCGAGGTTAATCGTACACCAATCGGCG contains the following coding sequences:
- a CDS encoding sensor histidine kinase yields the protein MQTSPIFLSLRRKIRLSWVLTVPLVVQVTLAVTLTGWLAIRNTQEAVRDLANQLSAERMARVEEYLINYLNTPHRVNQININAIRRGQLDIQDPSSREQQFYDLLTLFPEIGNIAFAGVDGSFTAVQYEDETRSERVVQVADLLTQSMITYGLDEMGRRTSLLSSRANFDVRTREWYQETLQQTNQEQPQAVWNPVFNLFGNPRILVLPVSELLYDNGEFIGMVSARLYLSDVDEFLAQLDLGQGGKVFILEQDGSLVASSIPDTVTVETPTGRQRVKAEDSSHALMQEVGLSLGDRLSTLDSSPSPSALDLTIDHEEHFIQILPFAEEPGLDWFIVVAVPKSEVLGQIQANSRNTILLCVAGLILAIGFGWYMARRIAQPILALSQTSLAIAEDTQSLKNPENQGLQPLPSSQIQELDRVAHSFNQMTTILQDAFQRLENTNSELEQRVTERTSELTQALANLKTAQMQLIQSEKMSSLEQLVGGIAHEINNPVNFIYGNIQHTEEYANSLLSIIQEYQNTYPTPPAELLEHLEDADLDFVQEDLPKLLYSMRVGSERIKTIVAALRIFARLDETGFKPTQLQEGLDSTLAILKNQLRANAKRPEIQIIKDYQPIPQIECDPGQINQVFLQIITNAIEAFNELEITNPTLWINTLAAEQEVIIQIADNGGGIPEEIKGKIFDPFFTTKPVGHGTGLGLAISYQIVVEQHSGSIMVDSTSAQGTKFTIILPKIT
- a CDS encoding ATP-binding protein encodes the protein MIDEPLTILVVEDDEIDRMAVRRALNKAEVDFVMVETETCQGALEQLTRTRFDCVFLDYRLPDGNGLDLIRTIRDRQIKIPLIALTGQGDEQIAVELMKAGASDYLSKNKVSPDTLCRSLLSAVRVYSAEQEAQEANQRLLESEERYRLVVEGSHDGIWDWDLQRQTIYGNDRLLAIVGFSPEAVVITPKLILKLLHPDDRPHLLHLVQEHLKGRAEFALEFRIRHQSGEYHYCTVRGKAQRDRTGTPFRLSGVVSDITERKRTEERSRFLASATTLLSATLDYQTTLKNLAHLIVPHLADWCTINLAEPNKSPHLIAVAHVHPEQETLVWQLQGDNRTPQTTQVFQTGQSVACFEVSPPLLSKLSVSPQQQDLLTQLKFSSYICVPLRTRERILGSILCVWGESSRHYNQEELEFIEDLAYRAALAIENARLYKEAQEAARMKAQFLAMMSHELRTPMNAIIGFSQVLLRQRSGTLTRRQIQMIESIHNNGKNLLTLINDILDLSKIEAHHLILKPEILNLEQLAATTLDSLRPLADEKQLPLCLESQLKDGKILNDRDRLRQILINLLSNALKFTETGQITITLQEIPPHHIQILVQDSGIGIAPDQQAYIFDEFRQVDQTTTRKYSGTGLGLTITKSLVDLMGGTITVESQLGQGSVFCVTLPRHLASPS